In Leifsonia sp. AK011, the genomic stretch GTGACCACGGGTGCGTAGAGCACGATGCGGGCGGGGACGGCCGCCTCGACGAGGTCGCTCATGACCTTGCCCTGCGCGATGAGACGCGCCAGGCGGATGCCGTCAGCAGCCTGCGTCGACGGGTAGATAACCGTCGCCTGCAGAACCGAGTCACCCGACTGGATCTCACGCATGGCGTTGGCCGAACCAGCACCACCAACCATGAAGAACTCGTCACGACCGGCCGCGTTGATGGCCGCGAGGACACCAATACCCTGGTCGTCATCGTGGTTCCAGATCGCGTCGATCTT encodes the following:
- a CDS encoding substrate-binding domain-containing protein encodes the protein SAGFADALSDCGLSVSNRVAADFTVAGGEAVTSQLLSAAPKIDAIWNHDDDQGIGVLAAINAAGRDEFFMVGGAGSANAMREIQSGDSVLQATVIYPSTQAADGIRLARLIAQGKVMSDLVEAAVPARIVLYAPVVTAENVEEFLPTAFES